A region from the Leucoraja erinacea ecotype New England chromosome 18, Leri_hhj_1, whole genome shotgun sequence genome encodes:
- the sdhaf2 gene encoding succinate dehydrogenase assembly factor 2, mitochondrial — protein sequence MSILRNVWYLNRERVSRAIFGAYSLRSYRGDTSDDMTDIKQIPLPPWEERTNEPLDTKRARLLYESRKRGMLENCILLSFFAKKYLNEMTEKQLSLYDKLINQPTNDWDIYYWMTETKPTPPEFDTEIMTLLKEFTKNRNMEHRVGQPALDYLFEDKK from the exons ATGTCGATACTGCGGAAT GTTTGGTACTTGAACAGAGAAAGGGTTTCAAGGGCCATATTTGGCGCTTACTCTCTCCGATCATATCGTGGTGATACCTCTGATGATATGACAGATATCAAACAGATACCACTGCCTCCATGGGAAGAGCGAACCAATGAACCACTGGACACGAAGCGAGCACGTCTGCTGTATGAGAGCCGTAAACGTGGAATGTTAGAGAATTGCATCTTGCTGAG TTTCTTTGCAAAAAAGTATCTGAATGAAATGACTGAGAAGCAGCTGAGTTTGTACGATAAACTGATCAATCAACCAACCAACGACTGGGACATTTACTACTGGATGACAG AAACAAAGCCTACTCCTCCTGAATTTGATACTGAGATAATGACTTTGCTGAAGGAATTTACCAAAAATCGTAACATGGAGCATAGAGTCGGGCAGCCGGCACTCGACTACCTCTTTGAAGACAAAAAGTAA